GACTGTTTGGAGGTTCCCACCGTATAGACGAGGCTGTGCTTTCCTGTTTGCACGCCCTTGGTCCAGACGTTGATCTGCTTGAGGCGCTTGGCGGTGACCACCTGGCTGTAGCTTTCGAACATCGGTGGCTGGTCGGGGCGACCGTCCTCCAGATCGAAGGTGATCTTGTGGGTCGGCGATGCTGGGACCCGGGCATTGCCGGTATAGTCGATCTGCTGCAAATAGATCTGGCCCTGGTCCTTGGTGTAGGTCGCGGTCAGGTAGTTGCCGTTGGTGTCCTCGACCCGATCGAGGCACCATTTGAAAGTACCGGCGGTGGTTGTCTGCCGGGAGCCGTCGGCACTGCCATACTTGTACTGGATGCCGGCGCGGTCGGTGGCGATCCAGGCGGCAATCTTGCCGGAGGCTCGGATGGCCTGATACTTGGTGAACTCGGATTCCACCTTGAGGCCGTACATGTCAGCGCCCCATTCCGGGCGCGGCACCAGCTCGCGGCCACTGCCATGGCGGATGACTACAAACTCCTGGCAGGCCGGCTGGCTGTCATCATAGCAGAGGCCATGCTTGGTGGCCCGCTGGATGGCGCCAAGGTCCAGGGCCCAGCCCAGGCCCAGCCAGCCGTTGGGTAGAAAGCTGTTGTAGCGCAGGACCAGGTCCGGCTCCACCCCGGCACGCCCTGGGGGCACGGCTACGGGATAGTCATAGACGGCGGCGCCGGTATTGCGCAGGGTGCCCAGGTCGTCTTCCTCGACAGCATCCATCTCCCGCTTGTCGGCGCCGGTGGCCACGGCGAGGATCTCGGCCCCGGTCGTCTCGATCGAGGTGGCCGTTTCGACCGGGTCCACCGGGGTATCCGCCGGCGCGGGAGCCTTGTCTTCCTCCGCGGGGTCCAGCTCCTTTCCGGCGGGAGCTGCCCCCCCAGGCTCGCCGGTCGTCACGGCCTCGGCCATGACCTCTTCTT
This genomic interval from Thermodesulfobacteriota bacterium contains the following:
- a CDS encoding SpvB/TcaC N-terminal domain-containing protein — its product is MAEAVTTGEPGGAAPAGKELDPAEEDKAPAPADTPVDPVETATSIETTGAEILAVATGADKREMDAVEEDDLGTLRNTGAAVYDYPVAVPPGRAGVEPDLVLRYNSFLPNGWLGLGWALDLGAIQRATKHGLCYDDSQPACQEFVVIRHGSGRELVPRPEWGADMYGLKVESEFTKYQAIRASGKIAAWIATDRAGIQYKYGSADGSRQTTTAGTFKWCLDRVEDTNGNYLTATYTKDQGQIYLQQIDYTGNARVPASPTHKITFDLEDGRPDQPPMFESYSQVVTAKRLKQINVWTKGVQTGKHSLVYTVGTSKQSWLSSITQCGNKDGTQTPPIWSCLPATSFSAVGSQAWSDAVGRAEITAAGEGYSPQPVTGPSFGPQLDDDGDNLNPPMPWVLGDFNGDGRTDLGRGYCTRDEYDRPVASGYSLYLSSKDGTWGTGGLGTLGRNMCGPPTLANQRWVAGDFDGDGSDELAGIPVEGNAVQFTDFGGPAPPPIPGNWVSMVYDSARYEYVTVAATILTGDWNGDGRTDVGLVRVENPHNVLYLFTLAMDGSWQQLGSPQQVGSLSQKTGDFNGDGRT